A window of Gasterosteus aculeatus chromosome 9, fGasAcu3.hap1.1, whole genome shotgun sequence contains these coding sequences:
- the LOC120824631 gene encoding beta-1,3-galactosyltransferase 5: protein MDTRTKYICTCALGAVTLIFYLCFGWNPRSSPTEAPDPGPYHVAYPRNYRFIMDDTATCRTRTPFLLLMVQVATADVAARDSIRRTWGSEKQVLGQLVETLFVLGLPGGADAEQQQEKLRQENLQHRDLIQSNFQDTYRNLTIKTMTMLEWLAAHCAEASYVVKIDADMLLHVPNALKLLLNPGTAKQNYMTGLVWWHSPVLRNPFNKFYIPEKVMAEPEYPPYPLGMAYVMSLDLPAKILAVAPHIKPIFIEDAYLGMCLKRLGISPTDPPEDTMFIVDPKHPLSSCSLSKVIAVTTTSVPQMVSYWERSRQPDAQC, encoded by the coding sequence ATGGATACCAGGACGAAATACATTTGTACCTGCGCCCTAGGAGCGGTGACACTCATCTTCTATCTCTGCTTTGGGTGGAACCCCAGGAGCAGCCCAACCGAAGCCCCAGATCCTGGACCATATCATGTGGCCTACCCACGGAACTACAGGTTCATCATGGACGACACGGCCACGTGTCGCACCAGGACCCCGTTCCTGCTCCTCATGGTTCAAGTTGCAACGGCTGACGTCGCGGCTCGGGACTCCATCCGCAGGACGTGGGGAAGCGAGAAACAGGTTCTGGGTCAGCTGGTGGAGACTCTCTTCGTACTGGGCCTACCCGGGGGAGCTGacgccgagcagcagcaggagaagctccGACAGGAGAACCTGCAGCACCGCGACCTGATCCAGAGTAACTTCCAGGACACCTACCGCAACCTGACCATCAAGACCATGACGATGCTGGAGTGGCTGGCTGCGCACTGCGCCGAGGCTTCCTACGTGGTGAAGATCGACGCCGATATGTTGCTGCACGTCCCCAACGCGTTGAAACTGCTGCTGAATCCCGGCACGGCCAAACAGAACTACATGACTGGTTTGGTGTGGTGGCACAGCCCGGTTTTAAGAAACCCATTCAACAAGTTCTACATACCGGAGAAGGTGATGGCCGAGCCCGAGTACCCGCCGTATCCCCTGGGCATGGCCTATGTCATGTCCCTGGACCTGCCCGCCAAGATCCTGGCCGTCGCTCCTCACATCAAACCCATCTTCATCGAGGACGCCTACCTGGGGATGTGCCTGAAGCGCCTGGGCATCTCCCCCACCGACCCTCCGGAGGACACCATGTTTATCGTGGACCCCAAGCATCCTCTGAGCAGCTGCAGCCTTTCTAAGGTCATCGCCGTGACAACGACAAGCGTCCCACAGATGGTGAGCTACTGGGAGAGGAGCAGACAGCCAGACGCTCAATGCTGA